From the genome of Gemmatimonadota bacterium, one region includes:
- a CDS encoding D-aminoacylase: MRQTALLAIAAALAAAPAAAPVHAQRYDVLIRGGTVIDGTGAPGFAADVAVSDGRIVAVSRDGIDPAEATTVIDASGQVVTPGFIDNHAHIQQTIAEYPLAENFLRQGITTIIASLHSGRQPWPLDDFASSLVMAPNVGFFAGHSWTRQRVMGMDNRAPTPQELEEMKALVDQSMRDGALGLSTGLLYVPANFAETEEIIELAKVAAAHGGIYVSHMRNEASGLIESVAEVIRIADEAGIPAQINHHKAAGAAQWGWSEKTLAMIDSANAAGLTVTHDLYPYTASSTGSSILFPQWALAGGSDAFAERVADPETRARLEEDMRFIFTTDRTGSDISRIQFRVLRSDESYNGKTLADYAADRGLPNDLETGIDLAIELQLQGGFSAIYHAMDEADVIRILQHPLAMIETDGDAVGYGIGYPHPRSYGAFARVLARYVRELGVITLEEAVKKMTSMPAQWLGRADMGFIAEGMRADVAVFDPDVIADRATYADPHQFSVGITDLLINGVPVILNGGLTGEKPGRWIRGPVRRPIS; this comes from the coding sequence ATGCGTCAGACTGCGCTCCTCGCCATCGCGGCCGCGCTCGCGGCAGCCCCCGCCGCAGCCCCTGTCCACGCCCAGAGGTACGACGTCCTGATCCGCGGAGGCACCGTCATCGACGGCACCGGCGCGCCCGGTTTTGCTGCCGATGTCGCGGTCTCGGACGGCAGGATCGTTGCGGTCTCCCGCGACGGGATCGACCCCGCCGAGGCGACGACCGTCATCGACGCCAGCGGCCAGGTGGTCACACCGGGCTTCATCGACAACCACGCGCACATCCAGCAGACGATCGCGGAATATCCGCTGGCCGAGAACTTCCTGCGGCAGGGGATAACCACCATCATCGCTTCGCTGCACTCCGGCAGACAGCCTTGGCCGCTCGATGACTTCGCCTCGAGCCTGGTGATGGCGCCCAACGTAGGGTTCTTCGCGGGTCACTCCTGGACTCGCCAGCGAGTCATGGGCATGGACAACCGCGCCCCCACGCCCCAGGAGCTCGAGGAGATGAAGGCACTCGTCGATCAGTCGATGCGCGATGGGGCGCTGGGTCTTTCGACCGGCCTTCTTTACGTGCCCGCGAACTTCGCCGAAACGGAGGAGATCATAGAGCTGGCCAAGGTCGCGGCGGCCCACGGAGGAATCTACGTGAGCCACATGCGAAACGAGGCGAGCGGGCTCATCGAGTCGGTGGCCGAAGTGATCCGAATCGCGGACGAAGCCGGCATCCCGGCGCAGATCAACCACCACAAGGCGGCTGGAGCCGCACAGTGGGGCTGGAGCGAGAAGACGCTGGCGATGATCGACTCCGCCAACGCGGCCGGGCTGACGGTCACGCACGACCTCTACCCGTACACGGCCTCGAGCACCGGATCTTCGATCCTCTTTCCGCAGTGGGCGCTCGCGGGTGGCTCGGACGCGTTCGCCGAGCGCGTCGCAGACCCCGAGACGAGGGCGCGCCTGGAAGAGGACATGCGCTTCATCTTCACCACGGACCGGACCGGGAGTGACATCTCTCGCATCCAGTTCCGCGTCTTGCGCTCGGACGAGAGCTACAACGGAAAGACGCTGGCGGACTACGCCGCCGACCGCGGTCTCCCCAACGACCTGGAGACGGGGATCGACCTGGCGATCGAGCTCCAGCTACAGGGCGGGTTCAGCGCGATCTACCACGCGATGGACGAGGCCGACGTCATCCGCATCCTGCAGCACCCGCTGGCCATGATCGAGACCGACGGGGACGCGGTGGGCTACGGCATCGGCTACCCCCACCCGCGCAGCTATGGAGCTTTCGCGCGCGTGCTCGCTCGCTACGTCCGCGAGCTCGGCGTCATCACGCTCGAGGAAGCCGTGAAGAAGATGACGTCGATGCCGGCCCAGTGGCTCGGACGCGCGGACATGGGCTTCATCGCAGAGGGGATGCGGGCCGACGTGGCGGTTTTCGACCCGGACGTGATCGCGGACCGGGCGACGTACGCCGATCCCCACCAGTTCTCGGTGGGAATCACCGATCTGCTGATCAACGGCGTGCCGGTGATCCTCAATGGCGGCCTCACCGGCGAAAAGCCGGGAAGATGGATTCGCGGACCGGTGCGAAGGCCGATCAGCTGA
- a CDS encoding ABC-F family ATP-binding cassette domain-containing protein, which translates to MISVSNLEKSFGDRTLFTGASFQLNPGERYGLVGANGSGKTTLLNILCGDLESSDGTVSVAKHLRMGVLRQDQFVYENEEILKVTLMGNPELWHAMVEREALLARAEQHFDADRFSELEETFQRHDGYTAEARAATILEGLGLPTEVHRSRVSTLSGGFKLRVLLAQVLASAPDILLLDEPTNHLDIISIRWLEIFLRDFKGPAVVISHDHRFLDNVMTHVLDVDYETVLLYHGNYTDSLKAKQLERERREKDIAARERDIAHHQKFVDRFRAKASKARQAQSKVRMIEKKAAALTGLPMSSRRYPTFRFEQKRNSGKEVLSIKGIKKAFGDNEVLHGVDLTVNRGDRLAIMGPNGIGKSTLLKIIMGELEPDGGEVQWGYETHLGYFAQDHHEQFETPKRTAEDWVWDFCPDKDIGYVRGRMGLMLFSGDDGKKRLSALSGGEATRLVFTRLAIERPNVLVLDEPTNHLDLESIEALVEGLRAFEGTLLLVSHDRWFVSQLATRVVEIKSDDIVDYLGTYEEYVHFCGDDHLDTDRVILKAKREKKKKAKDRSGVSVNGSGPAPAGGRRGVSKAHRSRMRESLDTLMARVDTAEARVLEIDELFCQPGYYEQTPPDDVRALEDERSRLKSEVAELTSEWERTEEELSALKAK; encoded by the coding sequence ATGATCTCCGTTTCAAACCTCGAAAAGTCGTTCGGCGACCGCACGCTGTTCACCGGCGCCTCCTTCCAGCTCAACCCGGGGGAGCGCTACGGGCTGGTGGGCGCCAACGGGTCGGGCAAGACCACGCTCCTCAACATCCTGTGCGGTGACCTGGAGTCCAGTGACGGTACGGTCTCCGTGGCGAAGCATCTCCGGATGGGAGTCCTGCGCCAGGACCAGTTCGTGTACGAGAACGAGGAGATTCTCAAGGTCACCCTCATGGGCAACCCGGAGCTGTGGCACGCGATGGTGGAGAGGGAGGCGCTGTTGGCACGCGCCGAGCAGCACTTCGACGCGGACCGGTTTTCCGAATTGGAGGAGACTTTTCAGCGGCACGACGGATACACGGCCGAAGCCCGAGCCGCCACGATTCTGGAGGGTCTGGGTCTCCCGACGGAGGTGCATCGCTCTCGCGTGTCCACGCTGTCGGGCGGATTCAAGCTTCGGGTCTTGCTCGCTCAGGTACTGGCGAGCGCCCCAGACATCCTTCTTCTCGACGAGCCGACCAACCACCTCGACATCATCTCCATTCGCTGGCTCGAGATCTTCCTGCGCGACTTCAAGGGGCCGGCGGTGGTCATCTCCCACGACCACCGATTCCTGGACAACGTGATGACGCACGTCCTGGATGTGGACTACGAGACGGTGCTGCTCTATCACGGGAACTACACCGACTCTCTGAAGGCGAAGCAGCTGGAGCGCGAGCGCAGGGAGAAGGACATCGCGGCCCGCGAGCGGGACATCGCGCATCACCAGAAGTTCGTGGACCGGTTCCGGGCGAAGGCGAGCAAGGCTCGGCAGGCACAGAGCAAGGTGCGCATGATCGAGAAGAAGGCGGCTGCGCTCACGGGGCTGCCCATGAGCTCGCGGCGCTACCCCACCTTCCGATTCGAGCAGAAGCGCAACAGCGGGAAGGAAGTGCTCAGCATCAAGGGCATCAAGAAGGCCTTCGGCGACAACGAGGTGCTGCACGGCGTGGACCTCACCGTGAACCGGGGCGACCGGCTGGCCATCATGGGGCCCAACGGCATCGGCAAATCCACGCTTCTCAAGATCATCATGGGCGAGTTGGAGCCCGACGGCGGAGAGGTCCAGTGGGGGTACGAGACCCACCTGGGCTATTTCGCCCAGGACCACCACGAGCAGTTCGAGACGCCGAAGCGCACGGCCGAGGACTGGGTCTGGGATTTTTGCCCGGACAAGGACATCGGCTATGTGCGCGGCCGGATGGGGCTGATGCTGTTCTCAGGCGACGACGGCAAGAAGCGGCTGAGTGCGCTCTCGGGTGGAGAGGCTACGCGCCTGGTCTTCACCCGGTTGGCGATCGAGCGCCCGAACGTCCTGGTGCTGGACGAGCCGACCAATCACCTGGATCTCGAGTCGATCGAGGCGCTGGTCGAGGGACTGAGAGCCTTCGAAGGCACGCTCCTGTTGGTCTCGCACGATCGCTGGTTCGTGAGCCAGCTGGCCACCCGCGTCGTGGAGATCAAGAGCGACGACATCGTCGACTACCTGGGCACATACGAGGAGTACGTGCACTTCTGCGGCGACGACCATCTGGACACCGACCGGGTGATCCTCAAGGCCAAGCGGGAGAAGAAGAAGAAGGCCAAGGACCGGTCCGGCGTGTCGGTCAACGGGAGCGGGCCTGCGCCGGCAGGGGGCCGGCGAGGTGTTTCGAAGGCGCACAGGAGTCGCATGCGCGAGAGCCTCGACACGCTGATGGCTCGCGTCGACACGGCCGAAGCGCGTGTCCTGGAAATCGATGAGCTATTCTGCCAACCCGGCTACTACGAGCAAACTCCGCCCGACGACGTCAGGGCGCTGGAGGATGAGCGTTCGCGCCTGAAGAGTGAGGTGGCCGAGCTGACGAGCGAGTGGGAACGGACCGAAGAGGAGTTGAGCGCGCTCAAGGCCAAGTAG
- a CDS encoding amidohydrolase family protein, with amino-acid sequence MTTLKTLPAAGLLARSLARSLAWLALLMLALPASAAAQQPAETIIRNGLIVTADGRMEADIRIRGETVVEIGPSLAAGAGAREIDASGMLLLPGAVDPHTHLNPVMPDPPEPNRNQDDYASGSAAAFAGGVTTVSNFISMRSGEDVDAYAARVIGAIERNGMADVFVHVAVGNDPTPFVRSRLDELVSRGFVSTGEDFMARPAYDQHVLEWYRTFRASGGAGVLSMIHAEDYAILQEARDRLMAEGRGSIHNFAQSAPAVAEVVAVQRAVAIAEATGSPMYILHVSSGRALKVAEDAMARGLPVYVETRPMYLHLTAAVYQRPDVGLYLGGPPLRDKWDQDMLWEGIAKGTVHTIGTDHTGYTRAAKLDPTQTLANKRLGLANLQEYLPMMFSEGVLTGRITLEQFVAVTSTNAAKLFGFYPRKGTIQVGSDADIVIWDPTITKLIRDEDQLSRAGYSTYAGLEVTGFPRTTIRRGEVVYDDGAVVAESGSGKFIPGAPFRRPVLRPVTNRE; translated from the coding sequence ATGACTACGTTGAAGACACTTCCGGCTGCTGGTTTGCTCGCGCGATCACTCGCGCGATCGCTCGCGTGGCTCGCACTGCTCATGTTGGCGCTGCCGGCCTCCGCTGCTGCGCAACAGCCCGCCGAGACCATCATCCGAAACGGCCTGATCGTTACCGCCGACGGGCGCATGGAGGCGGACATCCGCATCCGTGGCGAAACGGTCGTCGAGATCGGACCGAGCCTCGCAGCCGGTGCAGGCGCGCGGGAGATCGACGCGAGCGGAATGCTTCTGCTTCCGGGTGCCGTCGACCCGCACACGCATCTCAACCCGGTGATGCCGGACCCGCCCGAGCCCAACAGGAACCAGGACGACTACGCGAGCGGATCCGCGGCTGCCTTCGCGGGCGGCGTGACCACGGTATCGAACTTCATTTCGATGCGGTCGGGCGAGGACGTGGACGCGTACGCCGCTCGGGTCATCGGCGCGATCGAGCGGAACGGGATGGCCGACGTCTTCGTGCACGTCGCCGTGGGCAACGACCCCACGCCGTTCGTGCGCAGCCGTCTGGACGAGCTGGTGTCGAGAGGCTTCGTGAGCACGGGCGAGGATTTCATGGCCCGGCCGGCCTACGACCAGCATGTGCTCGAATGGTACCGGACGTTCCGAGCGTCGGGCGGGGCAGGGGTGCTCAGCATGATCCACGCCGAGGACTATGCGATTCTCCAGGAGGCCAGGGACCGTCTCATGGCCGAGGGCCGGGGCTCGATTCACAACTTCGCCCAGAGCGCCCCAGCCGTCGCAGAGGTGGTCGCTGTGCAGAGGGCCGTCGCGATCGCGGAAGCGACCGGCTCGCCGATGTACATCCTGCACGTCTCGTCGGGGCGCGCGCTGAAGGTGGCCGAGGACGCAATGGCGCGAGGGCTTCCAGTCTATGTGGAAACACGGCCGATGTATTTGCACCTCACGGCGGCGGTGTACCAGCGGCCGGACGTCGGCCTCTACCTGGGCGGGCCACCGCTGCGTGACAAGTGGGACCAGGACATGCTGTGGGAAGGGATCGCCAAAGGCACGGTGCACACGATCGGAACCGATCACACCGGATATACGAGAGCGGCCAAGCTCGACCCCACCCAGACGCTCGCGAACAAGCGGCTGGGCCTCGCCAATCTCCAGGAGTACCTGCCGATGATGTTCTCCGAGGGTGTGCTGACGGGTCGCATCACGCTCGAGCAGTTCGTCGCAGTTACTTCGACGAACGCGGCCAAGCTGTTCGGTTTCTATCCCCGGAAGGGCACGATCCAGGTCGGTTCGGATGCCGACATCGTGATTTGGGACCCCACGATCACGAAGCTCATCCGTGACGAGGATCAGCTGTCGAGGGCAGGGTACTCCACCTATGCGGGCTTGGAGGTGACTGGCTTCCCGCGCACCACCATCCGCCGCGGTGAAGTCGTCTACGACGACGGCGCGGTCGTGGCCGAGTCCGGCTCGGGAAAATTTATCCCGGGCGCGCCGTTCCGGAGGCCGGTGTTGCGGCCCGTGACGAATCGAGAATAG
- a CDS encoding peptidase yields the protein MKKSSQASIRTLLCAGLLAVTGPALQAQEVTTPMAQFGHDIGDDYWLATYTQLTEYWQTLATESPRMVLDTIGYTAEGRPHLMAIITSPANHANLEQHKSNARRLALANDLSEEEARELSQTAKAVVWIDGGLHATEVLGAAQLMEMAYQMVSLDDAETHRFLDDVITLLVHANPDGMELVSSWYMREPDPMQRSTRGIPRLYQKYIGHDNNRDSYMVTQPETENISRIMFREWYPQIMYNHHQTGPSGTVLFAPPFRDPPNHNVHPLVTLGIQAVGTAIHQRLVAEGKPGATMRQGANYSAWFNGNLRTTSYFHNMIGILTETQGNPTPMRIQFVPDRLLAVNDLPAPIEPQEWHFRQSVDYSITNNRAILDYASRYRETLLHNRYRMGQDAIQRGSEDSWTIRPKLVARVTAELAAGRRAGAGGGRGGFGRGGLAPEGFQLFRDPDLRDPRGYIIPADQPDFPTAVKFVNTLEKNGVTIHRATARFTVAGKSYPANSLIVRSDQAYAPHVYDMFEPQDHPNDFEYDGGPPVPPYDNAGYTLALQMGVEFDRILDGFDGPFEVVQGFSSPPPGRITDADGAAGFMVSHAVIDAAIATNRLLAADQKVYWISEAVMAAGQSWPAGTLWVPATATSREMISQIAPELGLDFVGVASTPSVDALELSPVTLGLWDRYGGSMSSGWTRWMFEQYEFPYEVVYPQTLNDTGLGDDFDVLVFEDGGIPGASTGFGGFGGRGGGGRGGQGSIPQEYQRMLGSITADETIPNLIDFVRDGGTLLAIGSSTAIATHAGLPMTNHLTDGENNPLGRAVYYVPSSVLEMAVDNTHPLAYGFGDHTNIMFNNSPVFRLLPQAASQGVTPVAWFDSETPLLSGWAWGEHRLFGGTTVSEAKLGDGRIFLFGPLIKKRSQPHATFKFLFNGIHLGGATPVRLGGVAE from the coding sequence ATGAAAAAGTCTTCGCAGGCATCCATCCGGACACTTCTGTGCGCTGGGCTCCTGGCAGTGACCGGGCCGGCTCTCCAGGCGCAAGAGGTCACGACACCCATGGCCCAGTTCGGCCACGACATCGGTGACGACTATTGGCTCGCGACGTATACGCAGCTGACCGAGTACTGGCAGACGCTCGCCACGGAGTCGCCGCGCATGGTGCTGGACACCATCGGCTACACCGCCGAAGGTCGCCCTCACCTCATGGCGATCATCACTTCTCCGGCGAATCACGCGAACCTCGAGCAGCACAAGAGCAACGCGCGGCGGCTGGCGCTCGCGAACGATCTCAGCGAGGAAGAGGCACGCGAGCTGTCCCAGACCGCGAAGGCCGTCGTGTGGATCGACGGAGGGCTGCACGCGACCGAGGTGCTGGGCGCGGCCCAGCTCATGGAGATGGCATACCAGATGGTGAGCCTCGACGATGCCGAGACTCACCGCTTCCTGGACGACGTGATCACCCTTCTGGTGCACGCGAATCCGGACGGAATGGAGCTGGTGTCGAGCTGGTACATGCGCGAGCCGGACCCGATGCAGCGAAGCACGCGCGGCATCCCCCGTCTCTATCAGAAGTACATCGGGCACGACAACAACCGCGACTCGTACATGGTGACACAGCCCGAGACGGAGAACATCTCGCGCATCATGTTCCGCGAGTGGTATCCCCAGATCATGTACAACCATCACCAGACGGGCCCGTCGGGCACCGTCCTGTTCGCGCCACCGTTCCGCGATCCACCCAACCACAACGTGCATCCGCTCGTGACCCTCGGCATTCAGGCGGTAGGCACCGCGATCCATCAGAGGCTCGTCGCCGAGGGCAAGCCGGGCGCGACGATGCGCCAGGGCGCCAACTATTCCGCGTGGTTCAACGGCAACCTCCGCACGACCAGCTACTTCCACAACATGATCGGCATCCTGACGGAGACGCAGGGCAATCCAACTCCCATGCGCATCCAGTTCGTGCCCGACCGGCTGCTAGCGGTCAACGACCTGCCCGCACCGATCGAGCCTCAGGAGTGGCATTTCCGGCAGTCCGTCGACTACTCCATCACCAACAACCGCGCGATTCTGGACTACGCCTCGCGCTACAGGGAGACGCTGCTCCACAACCGCTATCGCATGGGGCAAGACGCCATCCAGCGCGGCAGTGAGGACTCGTGGACCATCAGGCCCAAGCTCGTCGCGAGGGTGACCGCCGAGCTCGCGGCGGGTAGGCGGGCGGGAGCGGGCGGGGGTCGAGGGGGCTTCGGTCGTGGTGGTCTGGCGCCCGAGGGGTTCCAACTATTTCGGGATCCTGACCTGAGAGACCCGAGGGGGTACATCATTCCTGCGGACCAGCCCGACTTCCCCACCGCGGTGAAGTTTGTGAACACGCTGGAGAAGAACGGGGTCACGATCCACCGGGCCACCGCGCGTTTCACGGTCGCCGGCAAGTCCTACCCTGCCAACTCGCTCATCGTGCGCAGCGACCAGGCATACGCTCCGCACGTATACGACATGTTCGAGCCGCAGGATCATCCCAACGACTTCGAGTACGACGGAGGGCCACCGGTGCCCCCCTATGACAACGCCGGTTACACGCTTGCGCTACAGATGGGCGTGGAGTTCGATCGCATTCTGGACGGCTTCGACGGGCCCTTCGAGGTGGTGCAAGGCTTCTCGTCACCGCCTCCGGGTCGCATCACCGATGCTGACGGGGCGGCAGGCTTCATGGTGAGCCACGCCGTAATCGACGCAGCCATCGCCACGAACCGGCTGCTAGCGGCGGACCAGAAGGTCTACTGGATATCGGAGGCCGTGATGGCCGCCGGTCAGAGCTGGCCCGCTGGAACGCTGTGGGTGCCCGCGACCGCGACGAGCCGTGAGATGATATCCCAGATCGCCCCCGAGCTCGGCCTGGACTTCGTCGGCGTGGCGTCGACGCCGTCCGTGGACGCGCTGGAGCTCAGCCCGGTCACCCTCGGCCTGTGGGACCGATACGGCGGTTCGATGTCGTCGGGCTGGACCCGCTGGATGTTCGAGCAGTACGAGTTCCCGTACGAAGTGGTCTACCCGCAGACACTGAATGATACGGGGCTCGGAGACGACTTCGACGTCCTGGTATTCGAGGACGGAGGGATTCCGGGAGCCAGCACGGGCTTTGGCGGATTCGGCGGGCGCGGCGGGGGCGGCCGCGGAGGCCAAGGCAGCATCCCGCAGGAGTATCAGAGGATGCTCGGCAGCATCACCGCCGACGAGACCATCCCGAACCTCATCGATTTCGTTCGGGACGGCGGCACGCTCCTGGCCATCGGTTCATCCACGGCGATCGCCACACATGCGGGTCTGCCCATGACGAACCATCTCACGGATGGAGAGAACAATCCCTTGGGGCGCGCGGTGTACTACGTGCCCAGCTCGGTGCTCGAGATGGCGGTCGACAACACACACCCGCTGGCCTACGGCTTCGGGGACCACACGAACATCATGTTCAACAACAGCCCCGTCTTCCGCCTCTTGCCGCAAGCGGCCAGCCAGGGCGTCACACCCGTGGCGTGGTTCGATTCCGAGACGCCGCTGCTGAGCGGGTGGGCGTGGGGAGAGCACAGGCTCTTCGGCGGCACGACGGTTTCGGAGGCGAAGCTCGGTGACGGCCGCATCTTCCTCTTTGGTCCGCTCATCAAGAAGCGGTCACAGCCTCACGCGACCTTCAAGTTCCTTTTCAACGGCATCCACCTGGGGGGAGCGACGCCGGTACGGTTGGGAGGCGTAGCGGAGTAG
- a CDS encoding Fic family protein: protein MTDGYPHLAFRRHWDVSPKARYQLGQCHAIILAVCQMPLRPEDRDRLLGVSLVRGAQATTAIEGNTLTTREIERVAAGESLPPSKEYQEIEVRNVLEAMNGLLVEVATEREGQPISPEFILRLHGMIGKDLGPHFDAVPGRFRTDDRVVGPYKCPAPELVPSLVDHLCAWLAEEFLFNTGEQPFADAVVQAIITHVYIEWIHPFGDGNGRTGRLLEFYVLLRAGTPDIASHILANLYNDTRPEYYRQLEQAAKTRTLTGFIDYAVQGFRDGLMETLEGIQRGQFEIAWRGFIYDRFAELGYTKKNVFKRRRELMLSFPVGHDLTLDDIALLTPSLARSYARLSERTLVRDLEVLEEMDLIAKTGDRYRACGDALSLRIPWRLPIELR, encoded by the coding sequence ATGACCGACGGCTACCCTCACCTCGCGTTCCGCAGGCACTGGGATGTATCGCCTAAAGCTCGCTACCAGCTCGGCCAGTGTCACGCGATCATCCTCGCGGTCTGCCAAATGCCGCTCCGACCCGAGGACCGCGATCGCTTGCTCGGCGTCTCTCTGGTAAGAGGTGCTCAGGCGACCACTGCCATCGAGGGGAACACGTTAACAACGAGAGAAATCGAGCGCGTCGCCGCGGGCGAGTCCCTTCCCCCTAGCAAAGAATACCAGGAGATCGAGGTACGAAACGTCCTCGAGGCCATGAACGGGCTCCTGGTCGAAGTCGCCACGGAAAGAGAGGGTCAGCCGATATCGCCGGAATTCATCCTCCGTCTACACGGAATGATCGGCAAGGACCTCGGGCCTCACTTCGACGCTGTGCCGGGCCGCTTCAGGACCGACGACAGGGTTGTGGGACCATACAAATGTCCCGCTCCAGAGTTGGTCCCGAGCTTGGTTGATCACCTCTGCGCTTGGCTGGCCGAGGAGTTTCTGTTCAATACCGGGGAACAGCCGTTCGCAGATGCGGTGGTCCAGGCGATCATCACGCACGTCTACATCGAGTGGATTCACCCGTTCGGTGATGGGAACGGAAGGACAGGTCGACTTCTGGAGTTCTACGTCCTCCTCCGTGCCGGGACTCCCGACATCGCTTCGCACATCCTGGCGAATCTCTACAACGACACTCGGCCGGAGTACTACCGCCAACTCGAGCAAGCTGCGAAGACCCGGACCTTGACCGGATTCATCGACTACGCGGTCCAGGGCTTCCGCGACGGCCTCATGGAGACGCTCGAGGGGATCCAGAGGGGTCAATTCGAGATCGCATGGCGTGGCTTCATCTACGATCGATTCGCCGAACTGGGATATACGAAGAAGAACGTGTTCAAGCGACGGCGTGAATTGATGCTCAGCTTCCCAGTTGGCCACGACCTTACGTTGGACGACATCGCTCTCCTCACGCCCAGCCTGGCTCGGAGCTACGCTCGGCTCTCTGAGCGCACGCTCGTCCGCGATCTCGAAGTGCTGGAGGAGATGGACCTCATAGCCAAGACCGGCGATCGATACCGCGCGTGCGGGGACGCGCTGAGTCTCCGGATACCCTGGCGCTTGCCGATCGAGCTTCGATAA
- a CDS encoding acyl-CoA/acyl-ACP dehydrogenase produces MDFSLTPDQQSICDAVQKACAPFDDDYWLERDRTEEFPFDFHRTMADGGWLGIAMPEQYGGAGLGVTEAALMMHTVANSAGAMSAASAIHINIFGPHAIVVFGTDEQKQRWLPPLIRGETKSCFGVTEADAGLDTTSITTTARRTDEGYVISGKKVWTSTAQEADKIMLLARTTPKEERERSTDGLTLFYTDLDRDYCDVKTIPKMGRAAVDSCEVFIDGLPVPVDDRVGEEGHGFACLLHSLNPERILIAAEAIGIGRNALARATEYAKTRVVFDRAIGQNQAIQHPLAQSWMELEAAWLMTMRAASVYDSGEACGLEANAAKYLAAEAGFQACTRAVMTHGGMGYAKEFHVERLLREVIIARLAPVSPELILCHVAEKALGLPKSY; encoded by the coding sequence ATGGACTTCTCACTGACCCCCGACCAACAGTCGATCTGCGACGCCGTGCAGAAGGCGTGCGCTCCGTTCGACGATGACTACTGGCTGGAGCGCGACCGTACCGAGGAATTCCCCTTCGACTTCCATCGCACGATGGCGGACGGCGGTTGGCTCGGCATCGCGATGCCGGAGCAGTACGGCGGGGCGGGCCTGGGCGTCACCGAGGCCGCCTTGATGATGCATACGGTAGCGAACTCGGCCGGAGCGATGAGCGCCGCCTCGGCGATCCACATCAACATCTTCGGACCCCACGCGATCGTGGTCTTCGGTACGGACGAGCAGAAACAACGCTGGCTGCCGCCACTCATTCGAGGTGAGACGAAGTCCTGTTTCGGCGTCACGGAGGCCGATGCGGGTCTGGACACGACTTCGATCACGACCACGGCCAGGCGTACGGACGAGGGATACGTGATCAGCGGCAAGAAGGTCTGGACCTCCACGGCCCAGGAGGCCGACAAGATCATGTTGCTGGCCCGCACCACGCCCAAGGAGGAACGCGAGCGCAGCACCGACGGACTGACCCTCTTCTACACGGACCTGGACCGCGACTACTGCGACGTGAAGACGATTCCCAAGATGGGTCGCGCCGCTGTCGATTCCTGCGAAGTGTTCATCGATGGCTTGCCGGTGCCTGTGGACGACCGGGTCGGAGAGGAAGGGCATGGATTCGCTTGCCTTCTCCACAGCCTCAATCCGGAACGAATTCTCATCGCCGCCGAGGCGATCGGGATCGGACGGAACGCCCTCGCCCGTGCGACCGAGTACGCGAAGACGCGCGTCGTATTCGATCGTGCCATCGGTCAGAATCAGGCGATCCAGCATCCCCTGGCACAGAGCTGGATGGAACTGGAGGCGGCCTGGTTGATGACGATGCGTGCTGCCAGCGTCTACGATTCAGGAGAGGCGTGCGGGCTCGAGGCCAACGCCGCCAAGTATCTTGCCGCGGAAGCGGGCTTCCAGGCCTGCACGCGCGCCGTGATGACCCACGGCGGCATGGGCTACGCCAAGGAATTCCATGTGGAGCGCTTGCTGCGCGAAGTGATAATCGCGAGGCTGGCGCCCGTCAGCCCCGAGTTGATCCTCTGCCATGTCGCAGAGAAGGCTCTGGGGCTGCCGAAGTCCTATTGA